The sequence TCTTGAAATTCACCTACACTACGTCCACCCATAGAAATATAAAAACCTAATGAAGAGTTTTCTTTAGCACAATTAACTATAAAACTTTTATAACCAATTTCTTTGAATTCTTCCTTGACTTTTAATAAAAGCTCTTTACCTATACTCATTCCTTGAAATCCTTTAAGTACATATAATGCATATATTTCACCCGAATCCTTAAAGTTTTTATTTCTTGATTTACCATACCAGCAGAATCCAACAATAGTATTTTCGTAAACTGCAACATAATAATCTTTACCTTCTCTAAGGTTTTCTTTACATTTCTCTGTTCTTTCAATTAATTTAGCTATACGAGAATCCAAAACATATTCTGGTATGATTCCTGAATATGTAGTTTTCCAAGTGTATACATTAACAATTGTTATGCCTAGTGCATCGAATATTGTTGCTTTTCTTATTTTAAACATAAAGCACCTCTTATAAAGTTCTATTTATCTATTAATTCCATTTAAATTATGACTCATCTAGTTTTCTTAAAAGTATATCTACAATACAAATATAATATAAAAGTAATTATCAGTATAAGAAGGTCAAATGCTGCTACTTTACT comes from Clostridium sp. TW13 and encodes:
- a CDS encoding GNAT family N-acetyltransferase, coding for MFKIRKATIFDALGITIVNVYTWKTTYSGIIPEYVLDSRIAKLIERTEKCKENLREGKDYYVAVYENTIVGFCWYGKSRNKNFKDSGEIYALYVLKGFQGMSIGKELLLKVKEEFKEIGYKSFIVNCAKENSSLGFYISMGGRSVGEFQDGDAENSIIDEILEFNI